Proteins from a single region of Gordonia hongkongensis:
- a CDS encoding phosphotransferase family protein — protein sequence MPVPDTVGIPTCIDELTPTWLTSFLRSHGHDVSVESVGAEPVGTGQMAGSYRLHLAHDSPATLPDTMIAKLATGSPDQREFGSGVFRNEVRFYRDLAGSFTVPMPDCFAATISDRGTEFVLLLEDMGAAVQGDQIAGCTPAQAEAVAVATAGLHAPRWNDPTLLAEMPLPTDADREVMESILAPMAEVYRERFSPIGPSSAAVDWLVREAGHWLVAPLDNATLIHGDLRVDNVLFGPSGEVTVIDWQTITTGNPLRDIAFLLSTSLTTADRRRHERGIVASYHRALVTAGVGDYTLDDCWDDYVGNLIQAPLIIVFGSAAAQPTERGNAMFDAMLSRSAAAIDDLAPGGL from the coding sequence GTGCCCGTGCCGGACACCGTCGGAATCCCGACTTGCATAGACGAACTCACCCCGACGTGGTTGACCTCATTCCTCCGCTCTCACGGTCACGACGTCAGCGTAGAGTCGGTCGGTGCCGAACCGGTGGGAACCGGGCAGATGGCGGGTTCCTATCGCCTCCACCTCGCGCACGACAGCCCAGCGACGTTGCCCGACACCATGATCGCGAAGCTCGCGACCGGCTCACCGGACCAGCGCGAGTTCGGATCGGGGGTGTTCCGCAACGAGGTGCGCTTCTACCGCGACCTCGCCGGGTCGTTCACGGTGCCGATGCCAGACTGCTTCGCCGCGACCATCTCCGACCGCGGCACCGAGTTCGTACTCCTGCTGGAGGACATGGGCGCGGCCGTGCAGGGCGATCAGATCGCCGGCTGCACACCCGCGCAGGCCGAGGCGGTAGCCGTGGCGACTGCCGGTCTGCACGCTCCCCGGTGGAACGATCCGACCCTGCTGGCCGAGATGCCGTTGCCCACCGACGCCGACCGGGAAGTGATGGAGTCGATCCTCGCGCCGATGGCCGAGGTCTATCGCGAGCGCTTCTCCCCTATCGGTCCGTCATCGGCAGCGGTCGATTGGCTCGTCCGTGAGGCCGGCCACTGGCTGGTCGCCCCGCTGGACAATGCCACCCTGATCCACGGCGATCTCCGGGTCGACAACGTCCTGTTCGGCCCGTCCGGTGAGGTCACGGTGATCGACTGGCAGACGATCACCACCGGTAACCCGCTGCGCGACATCGCCTTCCTGCTGAGTACCAGTCTGACCACCGCCGACCGGCGCCGGCACGAGCGCGGCATCGTCGCCTCGTATCATCGGGCGCTGGTCACCGCGGGCGTCGGCGACTACACGCTCGACGACTGCTGGGACGACTACGTCGGCAACCTGATCCAGGCGCCGCTGATCATCGTGTTCGGCTCCGCTGCTGCACAACCCACCGAGCGCGGCAATGCGATGTTCGATGCGATGCTGTCCCGCAGCGCAGCCGCGATCGACGATCTCGCACCCGGAGGGTTGTGA
- a CDS encoding SDR family NAD(P)-dependent oxidoreductase: MTSGGGWSPGGAGLGGRVAVVAGATRGIGLAVSYALAGQGVSVVVNGRDGQAVDDTVAEIRGGGGYAVGVRGSAGDDGVAQAMVEAALAEFGALDIAINCAGIAEPPGSTVLTIASDEFREQIDAHLMSAFHLLQAAGRVFVEQGSGSVVLTGSAASLGMFGGSGYPAAKGGVNALALAAAADLRDHHVRVNVVMPGAKSRLSSGDDYVAHIEGLHRRGILDDPTRDAALDPAPPEYVAPLYVFLASDAAEHITGEIFSAAGGFIGRFESQQASFVAYRDHKGTSPYSLDELAGILAGPSGP; encoded by the coding sequence GTGACGTCGGGCGGCGGTTGGTCACCTGGCGGCGCGGGACTGGGGGGCCGGGTCGCCGTTGTCGCAGGCGCGACCCGCGGTATCGGACTGGCCGTCTCGTATGCGCTGGCCGGACAGGGAGTCTCGGTCGTCGTCAACGGTCGCGACGGACAGGCCGTCGACGACACCGTCGCCGAGATCCGCGGCGGCGGCGGATATGCCGTGGGCGTTCGCGGGTCCGCGGGTGACGACGGAGTGGCGCAGGCGATGGTCGAGGCGGCGCTGGCGGAGTTCGGTGCCCTCGACATCGCCATCAACTGCGCCGGCATCGCCGAACCTCCCGGTTCGACGGTGCTGACGATCGCTTCCGACGAGTTCCGCGAGCAGATCGACGCCCACCTGATGAGCGCCTTCCATCTCCTACAGGCCGCGGGGAGGGTGTTCGTCGAACAAGGATCGGGGTCGGTCGTGCTCACGGGTTCGGCGGCCTCGCTCGGAATGTTCGGTGGCAGCGGCTATCCCGCGGCGAAGGGCGGCGTCAACGCACTCGCCCTCGCCGCGGCCGCGGACCTCCGGGATCATCACGTACGCGTCAACGTGGTGATGCCGGGAGCGAAGTCGAGGTTGTCCTCCGGCGACGACTACGTCGCCCACATCGAAGGACTCCATCGTCGCGGAATCCTCGACGACCCCACGCGCGACGCGGCGCTCGATCCCGCCCCGCCCGAGTACGTCGCCCCGCTGTACGTGTTCCTGGCCAGTGACGCGGCCGAGCACATCACCGGCGAGATCTTCAGCGCTGCCGGTGGATTCATCGGCCGGTTCGAGTCGCAGCAGGCGAGTTTCGTCGCTTACCGCGATCACAAGGGCACCTCGCCCTACAGCCTCGACGAACTCGCCGGCATCCTGGCCGGGCCTTCCGGTCCCTGA
- a CDS encoding NAD-dependent epimerase/dehydratase family protein: protein MPSLVIGGNGFLGSHLVRQLVDAGVEVRVFTRPTSDLRTLAGLGVDHVTGELFDADAVARAMTGCDVVFHCAVDTRAWLRDPAPLYRTNVEALRSVLDVAARMPLRKFVFTSTAATIGRVNSRRATEDDVFNWAARAPAYVRSRVAAEDLVLRRAQDDAVPAVAMCVANTYGPGDWQPTPHGAFVAGAALGKLPFTVRGCRAESVGIDDAAQALLLAADRGEVGERYIVSERSIDTGEIVAIAAATADRQPPRVVLNRAALYTFGAVGSARGALTRKPVQLTIPSVRLMHFMSEMDHGKAERDLGWHPRPVTEAIADGARFWLERRAARRAG, encoded by the coding sequence GTGCCGTCACTGGTTATCGGGGGCAACGGGTTTCTCGGTTCTCATCTCGTTCGGCAGCTCGTGGACGCGGGCGTGGAGGTGCGGGTGTTCACCCGGCCCACGAGTGACCTCCGGACCCTGGCCGGTCTCGGCGTCGATCACGTGACGGGCGAACTCTTCGACGCCGACGCCGTCGCGCGGGCGATGACCGGTTGCGACGTGGTGTTCCACTGCGCGGTCGACACGCGCGCGTGGTTGCGCGATCCGGCACCGCTGTACCGGACGAACGTCGAGGCCCTGCGTTCGGTGCTGGACGTCGCAGCCCGGATGCCACTGCGGAAGTTCGTGTTCACCAGCACCGCGGCGACCATCGGGCGGGTGAACAGCCGTCGGGCGACGGAGGACGATGTGTTCAACTGGGCCGCGCGGGCTCCCGCCTATGTGCGCAGTCGCGTGGCCGCCGAGGACCTGGTGCTGCGTCGAGCGCAGGACGACGCGGTACCCGCCGTCGCGATGTGCGTCGCCAACACCTACGGACCCGGCGACTGGCAACCAACTCCCCACGGCGCATTCGTTGCCGGTGCGGCGCTGGGCAAGTTACCGTTCACCGTCCGCGGCTGTCGCGCCGAGTCGGTCGGCATCGACGACGCCGCGCAGGCGCTGCTCCTCGCGGCGGACCGCGGCGAGGTCGGCGAACGCTACATCGTCTCCGAGCGGTCCATCGACACCGGTGAGATCGTGGCCATCGCCGCCGCGACCGCGGATCGTCAGCCCCCGCGCGTCGTTCTCAACCGCGCTGCGCTGTACACCTTCGGGGCGGTGGGTTCCGCCCGTGGGGCGCTGACGCGCAAGCCGGTGCAGTTGACGATCCCCTCGGTCCGGTTGATGCACTTCATGTCCGAGATGGACCACGGCAAGGCCGAACGCGACCTCGGATGGCATCCACGTCCGGTGACCGAGGCCATCGCCGACGGTGCCCGCTTCTGGCTCGAACGACGCGCCGCCCGCCGCGCTGGTTGA
- a CDS encoding mycofactocin-coupled SDR family oxidoreductase codes for MSTRLDGKVALVTGAARGQGRSHAVRMAEQGADIIAVDICDQITTVNYAMSTPDDLQQTAKMVDATDSRVIAKIADVRSRDALQAAIDDAVAQFGRLDIVVANAGISPLGPESPSVTWLNTVSVNLGGVINTLELSLPHLEAGASIVCIGSMAAFMPSFESAQAGPGAGGYGHSKRAVARLVNDLARHLAPKGIRVNAIHPGNVDTAMVHHDELYRLFRPDLEKPVYDDVKDVFASLHAMPVDLLAPEDVTEAVLYLVSDAARYVTGQQLRVEAGALLNSVPPGVPD; via the coding sequence GTGAGTACCAGACTCGACGGGAAGGTCGCACTCGTGACGGGCGCGGCACGGGGCCAGGGACGCAGCCACGCCGTGCGGATGGCCGAGCAGGGTGCCGACATCATCGCCGTCGACATCTGCGATCAGATCACGACGGTCAATTACGCGATGAGTACCCCGGACGACCTGCAGCAGACCGCGAAGATGGTCGACGCGACGGACAGTCGGGTGATCGCGAAGATCGCCGACGTCCGCAGCCGGGACGCCCTGCAGGCCGCGATCGACGACGCGGTGGCGCAGTTCGGCAGACTCGACATCGTCGTGGCCAACGCCGGTATCAGCCCGCTCGGGCCCGAGAGTCCCTCGGTCACCTGGCTGAACACGGTGTCGGTGAATCTCGGTGGGGTGATCAACACCCTCGAGTTGTCTCTGCCGCACCTCGAAGCGGGTGCATCGATCGTCTGCATCGGTTCGATGGCCGCGTTCATGCCGTCGTTCGAGTCCGCGCAGGCCGGGCCGGGTGCAGGCGGTTACGGCCACTCGAAACGAGCGGTGGCGCGACTCGTCAACGACCTCGCCCGGCACCTGGCGCCGAAAGGTATTCGCGTCAACGCGATTCATCCCGGCAACGTCGACACCGCGATGGTGCATCACGACGAACTCTACCGGCTGTTCCGACCCGATCTCGAGAAGCCGGTCTACGACGACGTCAAGGACGTCTTCGCGTCGTTGCACGCGATGCCGGTGGACCTGCTCGCGCCGGAGGATGTCACCGAGGCGGTCCTCTACCTGGTGTCCGATGCTGCCCGGTACGTGACCGGTCAACAGCTCCGGGTCGAGGCGGGCGCGTTGCTGAACTCGGTGCCACCCGGCGTGCCCGACTGA
- a CDS encoding cytochrome P450 — MTAITESGLKQPNRVSGGEGEHGHLDELATDPISLFWRVREECGDVGMFQLADREVVLVSGSAASEEFFRAPEEDLDQAAAYPFMTPVFGEGVVFDTSPEERSKAIHNSALKGAHMKQHAVTIPNEVERIIAEWGDEGEIDLLDFFAELTLYTSSSCLIGRKFRERLNGHIAHLFHDLEKGTDPIAYVDYNADIESFRKRDEARAELVEFIQGVMDERIANPTEDKEDRDLMDVLVQVGFDANTITGMFISMMFAGHHTTSGTAAWTLIELLRNPDYMQRVYEELDEIYGETPPGERPEYTFAHTRQMPQLENALKEALRLHPPLIILMRVVQNDFHVEDFEVKAGQSIAVSPAISNRLPEDFPEADTFDPDRYDKPRQEDLVNRWTWIPFGAGRHRCVGAQFAIMQLKAIFSVLFQNYEFEMLQPPESYRNDHSKMVVQLQQPCRVAYRKRQDA, encoded by the coding sequence ATGACCGCCATCACCGAATCAGGCCTGAAACAACCGAATCGCGTCTCGGGTGGCGAGGGCGAACACGGACATCTCGACGAACTCGCCACCGACCCGATCTCGCTGTTCTGGCGCGTCCGTGAGGAATGCGGTGACGTCGGCATGTTCCAGCTCGCCGACCGCGAGGTGGTGCTCGTCTCGGGATCGGCGGCGAGCGAGGAGTTCTTCCGCGCCCCCGAGGAGGACCTCGACCAGGCCGCCGCCTACCCTTTCATGACACCGGTCTTCGGCGAGGGCGTCGTGTTCGACACCAGTCCCGAGGAACGATCCAAGGCGATCCACAACTCGGCGCTCAAGGGCGCACACATGAAGCAGCACGCGGTGACCATTCCCAACGAGGTCGAACGGATCATCGCCGAGTGGGGCGACGAGGGCGAGATCGATCTGCTGGACTTCTTCGCCGAGCTGACCCTCTACACGTCGTCGTCGTGCCTCATCGGGCGGAAGTTCCGGGAGCGGCTCAACGGGCACATCGCCCACCTGTTCCACGATCTCGAGAAGGGCACGGACCCGATCGCCTACGTTGACTACAACGCCGACATCGAGAGCTTCCGCAAGCGCGACGAGGCCCGGGCCGAACTGGTCGAGTTCATCCAGGGCGTGATGGACGAACGGATCGCGAATCCGACCGAGGACAAGGAAGATCGCGACCTGATGGACGTCCTCGTCCAGGTCGGCTTCGACGCCAACACCATCACCGGCATGTTCATCTCGATGATGTTCGCGGGCCACCACACGACGTCGGGCACCGCCGCGTGGACCCTCATCGAACTGCTGCGCAACCCCGACTACATGCAACGCGTGTACGAGGAGCTCGACGAGATCTACGGCGAGACCCCGCCCGGCGAGCGCCCGGAATACACCTTTGCGCACACCCGTCAGATGCCACAGCTCGAGAACGCGCTCAAAGAAGCGCTGCGGCTGCACCCGCCGCTCATCATCCTCATGCGCGTGGTGCAGAACGACTTTCACGTCGAGGACTTCGAGGTGAAGGCCGGGCAGTCGATCGCCGTCTCGCCGGCGATCTCCAACCGGCTGCCCGAGGACTTCCCCGAGGCGGACACCTTCGACCCCGACCGTTACGACAAACCGCGGCAGGAGGATCTGGTCAATCGCTGGACCTGGATCCCCTTCGGCGCCGGTCGTCACCGTTGCGTCGGTGCGCAATTCGCGATCATGCAACTGAAGGCCATCTTCTCGGTGCTCTTCCAGAACTACGAGTTCGAGATGTTGCAGCCGCCGGAGAGCTACCGCAACGACCACTCGAAGATGGTGGTCCAGCTGCAGCAACCCTGCCGCGTCGCTTACCGCAAGCGTCAGGACGCGTGA
- a CDS encoding ferredoxin, which produces MRVEVDLDLCQGHGMCELEAPEVFAAHTDHVEILDATPDESQRAEVEAGVHYCPTQALRIIED; this is translated from the coding sequence ATGCGCGTCGAGGTGGACCTGGACCTCTGCCAGGGACATGGGATGTGTGAGCTCGAGGCGCCCGAGGTCTTCGCCGCGCACACCGATCATGTGGAGATCCTCGACGCGACCCCCGACGAATCCCAGCGCGCCGAGGTCGAGGCCGGCGTGCACTACTGCCCGACTCAGGCCCTTCGGATCATCGAGGACTGA